A stretch of Macadamia integrifolia cultivar HAES 741 chromosome 7, SCU_Mint_v3, whole genome shotgun sequence DNA encodes these proteins:
- the LOC122084570 gene encoding protein BZR1 homolog 1-like: MTTRGSSGRLPTWKERENNKRRERRRRAIAAKIYTGLRAQGNYKLPKHCDNNEVLKALCLEAGWVVEEDGTTYRKGCNPPQTEPAGTSTNISPCSSHQPSPASSSFPSPVPSYHASPASSSFPSPSRFDANNASSSYLLPFLRNLASIPSSLPPLRISNSAPVTPPLSSPNSRTPKMRPDWDSLINSPSMAPFRHPFFAASAPASPTRRHHFPPATIPECDESDTSTVDSGRWVSFQTGVPAPAVAPASPTFNLVKPVMAQQNSSQDSSAAGFAWGLVGERKRGAEFEFECGRVKPWEGERIHEIGVDDLELTLGSTKARN; encoded by the exons ATGACGACGAGAGGGTCATCGGGGAGGTTACCGAcgtggaaggagagagagaacaacaagaggagggagaggaggaggagggccATCGCTGCTAAGATTTACACTGGACTCAGGGCCCAGGGCAACTACAAGCTTCCCAAGCACTGTGACAACAACGAGGTCTTGAAAGCCCTCTGCCTTGAAGCTGGTTGGGTCGTCGAGGAAGATGGCACTACTTATCGCAAG GGATGCAATCCACCCCAGACTGAGCCCGCAGGCACATCAACCAACATCAGTCCATGTTCGTCTCACCAACCAAGCCCGGCGTCCTCTTCGTTCCCAAGCCCTGTTCCATCGTATCATGCCAGCCcagcttcttcttccttcccaaGCCCTTCTCGTTTCGATGCCAACAACGCTTCGTCCTCCTACCTCCTACCCTTTCTCCGTAACCTGGCCTCCATTCCTTCATCCCTTCCCCCTCTGCGCATATCCAACAGCGCACCAGTCACTCCTCCTCTTTCATCCCCTAACTCTAGAACTCCGAAGATGAGGCCTGACTGGGACTCCCTCATCAACAGTCCCTCTATGGCCCCCTTCCGCCACCCATTCTTCGCCGCCTCGGCCCCTGCAAGCCCAACTCGCCGCCACCATTTCCCTCCGGCTACCATACCCGAATGCGACGAGTCCGACACCTCAACTGTTGATTCCGGCAGATGGGTCAGCTTCCAAACGGGTGTACCAGCACCGGCGGTAGCTCCGGCGTCACCTACATTTAATCTAGTGAAACCTGTGATGGCTCAGCAGAACTCGTCGCAGGATTCCTCCGCTGCAGGATTTGCTTGGGGACTGGTGGGAGAGAGGAAACGAGGAGCGGAGTTCGAATTTGAGTGCGGAAGGGTGAAACCCTGGGAGGGTGAGAGGATTCATGAAATTGGAGTGGATGATCTGGAGCTCACACTTGGGAGCACCAAGGCTCGGAATTAA